TACATGAAATcaatgtaacaaaaaaaaattaatattatatctatTTCCATAAAGTTAACTTGTTAAAATCAAGTTACATTAATTGTGGGGAGATAGTCTGATTTGATGGGTAGCCTTTAAAAGTGAAAAGCATTGATTGAGGGTTAGGAGAGAGAAACTTTATGCTGACAACCATCAATGCATGCTTTCACAGGATAAGCAAATACGTGCTTGACAAGGCAAAAAGATGACATTTGGCGGGACTACACAGCTGCTTCAACAACCAACGTTAACATTTACTTCCATTAACCAAGCACTTGCAGACAACTTACCCGGGTGTTGATTAAAGAGAAGGGCCACAACGAAGTTCGGAGGTTTGGTGAGAAGCACATAAGGTTCATTTATGGTGGACGTAAAGGTAGAAGATGAGGTTGGTTAGGACCACTGACCTTCATTAAAGGGCACACGATTTTCCACCAGGGTACGTTTCAATTACTTCTTCgaaaagattttattttcattatttttgtagttGCCAGTGGTCATAGTGGTAAGTGTGATGAGTCAATATCATTTGCTTTATCTCTAAAGGTGGGTTTAATGTCAACACACACAATGGATGGAGATCAAGGGAATGACTATAATGACAATGTTGATGAGCCTAATGAAAGTTTAATGGAGATGGACCCAACAGTGCATATGTGTTTTGACTCAATGGTTGAAGCTAAAAATTTTTACACAAACTACGCCATTAGACGTGGGTTTGCCGTGCGGACTAGAACttctaaaaaagataaagacaaCAACGTCTACTACCTCAGAATAGTTTGTTCAAGGGAGGGAAAATATGTGTCTTCCGTCAAACCAGTGGTAAAAACACTTCCAAGTCAAATTAACCAATGTCCTGCTGGGATAACCATTGCAAAGAAGGAGGACAAGTGGTTTATAAGGACCGTTGTTCTGGACCACAACCATGATCTTTGTCCAAATAACTTCAAACTATTTGCAGCCAATAGAAAGTTAAGCATGCATGCAAAACACACGTTGGAGGTCAACCACGATGCTGGAGTTAGGTTAAATAAGAGTTTCCTTAGCATTGTCAATGATGCAGGGGGCTATGAAAACATGGACTTCGTGGAGCGGGACGCTCAAAACTACATTGGCCAACACAGAAGATCTTTATGTAAGGATGGTGATGGTCAGGCACTCCTACGACACTTTTCGTCAATGAAAGATAGAAATAACGAGTTCTTCTATGACATTGCACTG
This sequence is a window from Vigna angularis cultivar LongXiaoDou No.4 chromosome 2, ASM1680809v1, whole genome shotgun sequence. Protein-coding genes within it:
- the LOC108327241 gene encoding protein FAR1-RELATED SEQUENCE 5-like, which codes for MDGDQGNDYNDNVDEPNESLMEMDPTVHMCFDSMVEAKNFYTNYAIRRGFAVRTRTSKKDKDNNVYYLRIVCSREGKYVSSVKPVVKTLPSQINQCPAGITIAKKEDKWFIRTVVLDHNHDLCPNNFKLFAANRKLSMHAKHTLEVNHDAGVRLNKSFLSIVNDAGGYENMDFVERDAQNYIGQHRRSLCKDGDGQALLRHFSSMKDRNNEFFYDIALDEGNKICSVFWADARSRAACEEFGDVVSFDTTYLTNKYDIPFAPFVGVNDYGHSILLGCGLLSSEDTVSFV